GCCCTAGGCACTGTGTTTAACAATACTTTAAACCAAAACGGTATGGCTCAAGGCTTGCATATGGTCTTTATCCTGGTTTTTGCCATTTCCATTATTACGTTACTGATCAGCGCCTTACTGCCATCCCACCGCAGTATTATGGCTAATCAAAAAGCCGATTAAGCTGAAACCACATCGAATTAAGTCTGGAAACATTTCACAAAAACCTCTTGATAACATATAATAACATCGTGTGTGTTTAGTTTTACCAACCCTTTACAAACCGATAATTTAGGTTTAACACTTTTTTGATAGAATATATAAAACACAAGGTAATTAAGGAGGTTCTTATGTATCTGCATATTCGTTCTGAACTGGCAGCGTTAGGTCAGGAAATTGAACAGCTCTGGGCACCGGAACTGCGTGGTGTCAGTGATGAGACAACATTCTTTGCCGCCAAAGGAAAAGTCTTGGCTATTCTTAACCTACTATACGGTGAAAAATCCAGAGAGTTCCGCGTGGTCAAACTGACAAGTTCTCCTGACACAGTTGTTAAAGTGGTAAATCATATCCTGAGCAGATCGGACTTGAACTCGCTCAGTTCTAAGGTTGTAAACCTGTAACTTCCATTTGCCATTTAAAACAAGCCTACGCAAAACAAGATGAGAGGAATATCACCTCTCATCTTGTTTGTATTTTACTCATGACCATCGTGCCTATTTAAAAGCGGCAAGTTTAAAGTTTGCAGGACTCCAACAGAATGACCTTCTTTTTGGGAATACTCCCAATCACAATCCCCAACGTCGTAAGAACAAGTGCCAGGATATGAATCCAGGCAATTTTCTCATTTAAAAATACAACACCACCGAACATGCTTGCAAAAGGCATGCCGTTTAAAAACATAGCCGTTCTGTTGGCCCCCAACTGTTTTATACCGTCATTCCATCCCAAGGTACCTAAAGCTGTAGCTCCCCAGGCTGATAGCAATAAGACAAGTACAGCAGTGGGCGGTAAATGAATCTGTCCATAAGCCGAAGGTCCAAGGGAGACCAGCGTCCCCAAGTTTAACAATAGTCCTCCTATTAAGGTGGAATAGGCAGTCACCACCAAGGTTGGAATCGGCGTTTCCAAGAGTTTTTTGATTAGCAACCCCCCAATGACATAGGTCAACATGGCGAAGACCATAATGACATCTCCGAATAAGGAAAATTGAGTCGTGCCCTCCGGGGATTTTGAAAATACGACCAAAACAACCCCCGCAAATCCTAAGACTATGCCGATCCCTAAATTCCTTGTGAATTTTTCCTCAACAAATATGGAAGCCAACAGTGCCGTAGTCAGAGGATTTAGGGCTAGGATCAGGGAAGCATTGGTCGATGATGTCACAGAAACTCCGTACCCCAAAAGCAATTGATGTATGCAAACAGAAATTAATCCTATACAAAAAAGCAAACCCCATTGTTTTTTATTCGGATTATACAACCCATATTTTTTAAAAACGAACAATAACAAAACAATCCCTGCCAGGGGCATTCGTATTGCAGCTACCATTATCGGGGACATATGCTGGGTTAAAAACTTGATCATGACAACATTCAAGCCCCATAATAGGACCACTGACACTAATATCAGATAAATTAGCTTCTTTCCAGTCGGCATTCTGATTATCTCCATTCCTCAATTAGAATATAATAGCACTTCTTAGTCTGAAAAGCTCTATTTAGTTGATTCCCCTTCTCCTGAGGCAATCTCACTAGGATAAATAAATAAAGGATTTATAAACTTAGGCTAGAATAGATAGGCGAGTCCGCATTACCAGGAGTACGCCGGCAGGAAAAGCAATTTACCATATATTAATGACAATTCACAGGAAAGGAAAACTGATATGAAAACAATCGGTGTTATTGGTGGAATGAGTTGGGAATCTACCACTACCTATTATCTTGAACTAAACCGTTACATCAACCAAAAACTTGGCGGTTACTACAGCGCAAAGTGTATTTTGTATAATGTTCAATATCAGGATATAAAGGATGTTCATAAAAATGGTGACTGGGATCGGGCTGGTGAGATTTTAGTGGAAGCGGCGTTATCACTAAAAGCTAGTGGGGCCGATTTTATAATACTGGCTACCAATACCATGCATATCGTCGCACCACGAATCAAGGAGGCCGTTGATCTTCCTTTCTTACACATAGCAGAAGTTACAGCAGATCGGCTTTTAAGGGACAATATAAATACTGTTGCCTTATTAGGCACACGCTTCACTATGGAAAAGGATTTCTACAAAAAAGTACTGGTAAATCAGGGTATCAATGTCCTAATTCCTGAAAAGGATCAAATTGAAAAAATACATGAAATTATCAACAAAGAGCTGATTTTAGGTAGAGTGGAATCGTCATCCCGGGAATGCTTCAAGAACATTATTCTTTCTCTTCAGAAGCGGAGCGCACAAGGAGTGATTCTTGGGTGTACTGAAATAGGTCTATTAATCAGGCAAGAGGACAGTGTTTTGCCCGTCTATGACACAGCTCTTCTGCATGCCGATGCCGCAGCAGATTATGCATTAAAAGATTGAGAATTTGTATAAGTCATCATCGTTATAAGGTTCTCCTAATATGACTTACAATAGCCTCCTTATTAATCTCCACATACTTGCAGCTTGGGTCATTGCCACATTTTCGGCATACCAGATCATAAGCAGAGTTTAGGGTATGACATATCGGACAGGCATAATGCTCACTCATTTCTCCCGCCCATTGTTCATACCCCACTTCTTTAATCCTTTGGTGTGACTGCCATAAATCAATTCTATGGGGTTTAAGGGCTTGGAAGGTTTTAATTTCCGCACAGGGAAATTCTTCACATTCACCACAAAACTCGATTCCTTTTTGCCTGGCACACTCTATCATAGTACAGTTCCTGCAATATGCTGTTTTATGTTTAGAACGACAGCCTTGACAATGAGTTTCTTCGACAGTTTGCTTGAGAGTGACCGCAAGTTTCTTTAATCGTTCCGGATCCTCATTTGTGGCAATGAATACCGTACAAGAGGGACAAAAAAGTCCACAGACAGCTGAAGTCATTTTAATAGGATTCATCCTGACAATTTCGTAGTCAATCCTAACTTCCACATTATTTTTCAGCACGAGCCACACAGGGGATATTTCCTCTGCTTCCTTGATAACGCTTTGAAGGTCTGACTCAACGGCATCTATCGATTCGAGAGTTACTTGAAGATGGATTGCTTGGAGGGATAAAGGGTTTTCCCGTCGTATCCCGATGGCCTTTACTTGAAAACCAGAAATCTCTTTTCCCTTTTTCCGCAATAAATAAACCATTGCCGTGCTGACACACCCCGTAAAGCTCATCAGAAATAACTCTAAGCCTCGGAACCCCTGCCCGTCGCCAAGAGGAGGCAAGTAGTCCAGGGTCAGTGGGTGGTCCAGGTTAGATTCAGATACTCCGAT
This Desulfosporosinus orientis DSM 765 DNA region includes the following protein-coding sequences:
- a CDS encoding DMT family transporter, translating into MPTGKKLIYLILVSVVLLWGLNVVMIKFLTQHMSPIMVAAIRMPLAGIVLLLFVFKKYGLYNPNKKQWGLLFCIGLISVCIHQLLLGYGVSVTSSTNASLILALNPLTTALLASIFVEEKFTRNLGIGIVLGFAGVVLVVFSKSPEGTTQFSLFGDVIMVFAMLTYVIGGLLIKKLLETPIPTLVVTAYSTLIGGLLLNLGTLVSLGPSAYGQIHLPPTAVLVLLLSAWGATALGTLGWNDGIKQLGANRTAMFLNGMPFASMFGGVVFLNEKIAWIHILALVLTTLGIVIGSIPKKKVILLESCKL
- a CDS encoding aspartate/glutamate racemase family protein translates to MKTIGVIGGMSWESTTTYYLELNRYINQKLGGYYSAKCILYNVQYQDIKDVHKNGDWDRAGEILVEAALSLKASGADFIILATNTMHIVAPRIKEAVDLPFLHIAEVTADRLLRDNINTVALLGTRFTMEKDFYKKVLVNQGINVLIPEKDQIEKIHEIINKELILGRVESSSRECFKNIILSLQKRSAQGVILGCTEIGLLIRQEDSVLPVYDTALLHADAAADYALKD
- a CDS encoding DUF3795 domain-containing protein; amino-acid sequence: MSNNQLEVNLKLVNQKVQFIGVSESNLDHPLTLDYLPPLGDGQGFRGLELFLMSFTGCVSTAMVYLLRKKGKEISGFQVKAIGIRRENPLSLQAIHLQVTLESIDAVESDLQSVIKEAEEISPVWLVLKNNVEVRIDYEIVRMNPIKMTSAVCGLFCPSCTVFIATNEDPERLKKLAVTLKQTVEETHCQGCRSKHKTAYCRNCTMIECARQKGIEFCGECEEFPCAEIKTFQALKPHRIDLWQSHQRIKEVGYEQWAGEMSEHYACPICHTLNSAYDLVCRKCGNDPSCKYVEINKEAIVSHIRRTL